Proteins encoded in a region of the Pigmentiphaga litoralis genome:
- a CDS encoding (2Fe-2S)-binding protein has product MDNGYRNFVLNVNGAGVVVHADPETPLLYVLRNDLELNGPKFGCGLGQCGACTVLVDGVAARSCVIPVKRVGARQVTTLEGLCHNGQPGKTQQAFIDAQAAQCGYCLNGMIMTAEALLRRDPHPSEQTIRDELHYNLCRCGTHVEILAAVTRAAQAE; this is encoded by the coding sequence ATGGATAACGGGTACCGAAACTTCGTGTTGAACGTGAACGGCGCAGGCGTCGTCGTGCACGCGGACCCGGAAACGCCCCTGCTGTACGTGCTGCGCAATGATCTGGAACTGAACGGCCCGAAGTTTGGCTGTGGCCTGGGTCAATGCGGCGCCTGTACCGTGCTGGTGGACGGCGTGGCGGCGCGATCGTGCGTCATCCCGGTCAAACGGGTTGGCGCGCGGCAGGTCACCACGCTGGAAGGGCTCTGCCACAACGGCCAGCCCGGCAAGACACAACAAGCTTTTATCGATGCCCAGGCCGCGCAATGCGGCTATTGCCTCAACGGCATGATCATGACGGCCGAGGCGCTGCTGCGCCGCGACCCGCATCCTTCCGAACAGACGATTCGCGACGAACTGCACTACAACCTGTGCCGCTGCGGCACGCACGTCGAAATTCTTGCGGCCGTGACACGCGCCGCCCAGGCGGAATGA